Sequence from the Acomys russatus chromosome 12, mAcoRus1.1, whole genome shotgun sequence genome:
CACAAAAGGGCTAAAGGAGGGTGGGCATGGGCCCCGGCCAGGTAGGGGGACCTGCAGCCAGCATCCTGGTTTCCAAACTCCAAACCTCTGCGGGGGAGGACAAGGAGAGTTCTAGAGACTGGGACCGGGACTTGGGGGCGAGAAGCAGCGGCAGTTTGCTGGTCCTTTGACGTAGCCGAACACTCCCACTGCTTAAGAAGAGACTCGCTGGCATCCAGGACGCGGAAGCTGAGAATAGTCACCTGCTTAGGAATCAGCCTGAGTGTGTCCTTTCCTCGCACTCTAGGGATCGCGGGCAGCTCAGGTGAGTGCGGAAGCGGCGCCCTACAGACCCACATCAGAGGCGTGCATCAAAAACGGTGAGTGGCGCCGCCGCTGCAGACTCTGACTCTGGGATCTTTCAGGGAAAGACCACACAGATGCCCAACCCAAACTCACCAGCATCGGGCTCCCAACAGGGTGCACAGGGGGACGCCTGCATTAGGGAACCCAGCTGTTTGAAGCTCTGAACCGCGAACCCTTTCTGAAGAGTCTCTCAGCTAGATTAGCACAGGCACGACAGTCCCCAGATATGTTAACTTCAGCACCCCGGACAGCACTCCTCACTTTGTCTTCTAAAGTGGGTATCAAAGCTGCAACCCTTGATCAGAGATAGCTATTGGATATGATTTTGATATTTCAGTTTAATACAATcttttcaagtaaagaaaatctgaaaatgaTACAAGACTAAACAATTTTTGAGTGGTCTGCTATTTCGAACAAGACCTTTCAAGACTACGTATGTCCAAAGACAAGTTCTGAAATATTTAGCCATCTCTTTGTTCGTCCCACTGCTGAGCAGAAGGGAGAGCTTGTCTTTTGGTGTTATAACTACTAATTCTGATGTGGAAGTGAgccgtgtgtatatgtgtgtgtgtgtgtgtgtgtgtgtgtgtgtgtgtgtgtgtgtgtcccctccaGTTGTTCTTTCTTTATGTTGAATTGCTTAAACAATATATACATTTTGTGTAGTTGgagaataactgaaaaaaaaaacttttaatggGATGGGGTGGAGAAATTTATATAATATGAAGGGTGCAATTTCCCATTGCATTTGTCTGAAGTGGCATCATAAGAACTAGTTAGAGGTGACATATGGCTGTCCAGGTGATTTTATTACAATAGACATTGAGACCTAGAAAAGTTGAAGGAGAGGCAAACCATTTTCCTTCAAATCCTTGAAATTCAATACAAGCAGAGAAAAAGCAAGGAGCATTATCTTTATTAAAGGCATATCATGATTGCATAACATCTATGCTTGCGAAGTGTCGATCAGTTTTACTTTGCCCTTCAGTCTCAAAATACATTTATGCACAAGTTAAGTATCAACagtgtgtttatttatattataatgttttataagtctaacatctttttaaaaattaaaaggtgcTATGAACAGCAAATCATACAAGCAAGGACAAAACATTAAATTCTCAACTGTAGTGCAGCTTGTGTTAATGTGGCTAGGCATAAGATTTAATAAAGTAAAGTCATGTGGcagaattttaattttcacatagtattcttttaaaaatacattgagcTACACTCCAGGGTAAATGGTTTCAGTTACCGTCTCACAAGGAACTCATCTTGGGAATTCTTCTTAGCCTAGCTTATTTTGGTTGTGTACAACCCAAAATGGGGATGCCTCATCCAGAGAGCACGAAACTTGTGATATGGGAAGAATGGTAAATCTCTTAATTAGTAACGGTGGTGTGTTTCTTCTCCGGGGACTGAGATTCTCAAGAGCAACTCATTTCTCTGACTGAGTGGAAAACAAGCCTGAGCTGATGTGTTTCCATGTGTACAGTTGCAGGACCATGGCCGATCCTGGGAACAGACGAAGGCTTCACTGCCCCCTGAGTCTCACCTGCTCCCTGCTTATTGTGGGAATGTGCTATGTGTCGCCTGTCTTCTGCCACAGTCAGACAGACCTGCTGGCTCTTAACCAAGCTgatcctcagtgctgggagtccTCCTCAATGGTCCTCTTGGAAATGCAGAAGCCTCGTGTTTCTAACACGGTCTCTGCCTTTTGGGATTTTATGATCTACCTGAAGTCGTCTGAGAACTTGAAGCATGGGGCACTGTTTTGGGATCTAGCCCAACTCTTCTGGGACATCTATGTAGACTGTGTCCTCTCCAGGAACCATGGCTTAGGAAGGAGGGAACTGGCTGCAGATGAGAAAGTCTCAAGAGCGCTGCGGAGGCACTCTGGCATTAAACAAGGTGCAGGGCCCTGGCCTGTTGAATCTGTCTATCAAGTGTGACTGTGCTAATGtgtgaggaagagggaagggtcCCTAGGGGAAGCCAATATCATACCCAGTCCTTTAAAGGGCCGGATGCCAAGGGGATCGAATAACAGAACAGCCATTTATGTCAACATAGTGTGTTCATTCTAGAACTTCATGTGAAAAGTCACTAGGAAGagtaacaaaaagagaaacaaagaaagagagaagaaaaggaaaagagaaaataaaaggaggtCCAGCGTGAAAGTGCAATGTAAAGGTATAGGGCTTGTCCTCCCAAAGAATGAAGACAATTTTTATTGTTAACTTGAATGTAACTTTGGTGTCCTGATGGAGAACTAATAAGACATAAGtaagagctgggggtggggaaacaTTTGCAGCATAGGAATTCTTACCCcctttaaagtgaaaataaaacagcacTTTCATGCAAATGAAGGAGTATCTTTAGAATATTTAATTGATGGTGTCAAGAGCAAAAATATCAACTAGcctatatttacatttttgttgctttttgaatGAATCCCAAATAAGTAACTAACTTCTAGTAAGTAAATTTTTTAACAAGTTGTAACTTCTTAAATGTTGGGGACTTAGCTggatggtggtgacacatgcttttaatcccagcacttgggagatagaggtaAGCAAATCTCttgcaaagccagcctgatctacaaagtgagttctaggatagccagggctacacagagaaaccctgcctcaaaagcaaagcaaagcaaaacaaaacaaaacaaaacaaaaaaagtagggAATTTCTTTCACTGCAGTGAATATTGCATACCAATTCAGATATAGTCTTCTCTAGAGGTCTAGAAGAGATGTCCCATATGTAAAATTATGTGAGGGAGTGAGCCCCTATAGGTTATGAGAGACACATGTGCCCTAATCATagagttttccttccttcttagctGTCCTTGCCATTAGTAAGTTTCGAAGTGTAGTAGCAAGGTCTGTTTAGGTATAGTTAGAATTATATTTTCAATGGTGGGAAATCGAGGCATACCCTTTTCTAGTTGATGTTCAATTGTGAGCATTGTTACCTGTCTCTATAATGGTTCACTTGAAGAAACATCTGTCAATAACAGTTCCACAGTTCCTAAAATGCATAGTTTTTTCTTAACGTCGGTAACTAAAGAGCCCTCATGATTTGCTGAGCCAAGAAACCAGATAATTCTCTGCTACTATTTATGTAAGTAAGTGTAACAATAACATGAGTGTCAGCTAATGAGAGCCGAGCACTTTCTTCTCCTGAAGCTTCCTTAGGGTGCTGTGTGCAAGGCTTTGTTTATTCCCATCTTGCTGCAGCCCAGGCTCTGCTGTGGTCACTTTCCACAATCATGAGAAATGTCTCCAGAATAAATGGAGGGTGTGTTATTGTGTTCAGCCGAATGTGAAAAGAATGTCTCCAAAACTTCAGCTCTGAAAGTCACTTTCCACGATTCACTAGAGACTTGAGATGGATTCAGCCAATCAGCAAACTTCAGGAGAAGTTGATTTGCAAATCTGCTCAGTAGCAGAAGCTAACATTTCCCgttattaaagttattttaatgttttgcaCAAGCAATTGTTTGAAGATCAGGAAATGAGATTTT
This genomic interval carries:
- the Fam237a gene encoding LOW QUALITY PROTEIN: protein FAM237A (The sequence of the model RefSeq protein was modified relative to this genomic sequence to represent the inferred CDS: substituted 1 base at 1 genomic stop codon) → MADPGNRRRLHCPLSLTCSLLIVGMCYVSPVFCHSQTDLLALNQADPQCWESSSMVLLEMQKPRVSNTVSAFWDFMIYLKSSENLKHGALFWDLAQLFWDIYVDCVLSRNHGLGRRELAADEKVSRALRRHSGIKQGAYSQLLRTPFLKKKESIEDLISVHMRRRGSRFTGKVKLKXRKNKATFGANLIPLPFFTPKVLLYIEELREGG